CTGCAACGGTGGCGTGCGGTGGCAGGGGCCGACCTATCAGGATGCGCAGGCACACGCCCGCCGCACCGGCCAACTCACCTTCGTCTACTTTCGAAGCTGGTACCTGGTGGAGTGCACGGACTTCGAGGAGAAGGTCCTCAAGAGCCCGGATGTGCTCGCGGCGACGCGCGAGCTTGTGTGCGTCGCCCTGGACTTCGACTGGGACCGGCCGCTCGCTCAACGGTGGCAACTGCAGGTTGTGCCCGCGTTTGCGATCGTGGCGCCGAACGGCCTGATCCTGGCGCGGCAGCAGGCGCCCATCACGCGGGCTGACGTGCTGAACGCGATTCAACTCGCGCGCCAGGTCTCCGTGCCTGGAAGCGTCAACCAGGCCCACACGCCGTGACGAGCCGCCGCTGGGTTGGTCACGGGACGGCGTGGCTGGCGGCGTGGCTGGCGGCCTGCATCGTAGCGTGCGACGAGCAGCCGACCGGAGCACCGGGGGTGGTCGTCGTCTATGGCCGGACGGGGCTGGGGCCAGGCGAATTCAGCTACCCGCGCGCCGCGGCGTTCAGCGTCACGCAGCGCGTGTATGTCGTCGACAAGGCCGCGCGGATTCAGGGGTTCACCACGACGGGCGAGTACGCGTGCGGCTGGCGCATGCCGGAGTGGAGTGCCGGCAAACCAACGGGGATCGGGTGTGGCCCGGACGGGCGGGTGTACCTCGCCGATACGCACTACGCGCGGGTCATGGTTTTCGAGCCGGACGGGCGGCCCGTGGCGCAGTTTGGATCGCGCGGCACGGGGCCCGGGCAGTTCGTGATGCCGACCGACGTCGCGGTCGATGCCCAGGGGTTCGTCTACGTCGGTGACTACGGCGGCAATGATCGGATCAGCAAGTTTGCGCCGGATGGCACGTACCTGCTGAGCTTCGGCCGCCCGGGGGGTGGCGACGGTGAGTTGCAGCGACCTCAATCGCTCGTGGTGGCCGCGGACGGAACGCTCTGGGTGGCCGATGCGTGCAATCACCGTATCTGTCATTTCAGCGCGGCGGGCGAGTTCTTGGGGACGTTTGGCCGGAGCGGCGCGGCGGTGGGGGAACTGCGTTTTCCCTACGGGCTGACGCTGCTGCCCGACGACACCCTGGTCGTGTGTGAATACGGGAACAACCGGCTGCAGCGGTTCCGCATGTCCGGGGAGTCCCTGGGCGTGTGGGGAACGGCGGGCCGTGGGCCGGGGCAGTTGGCGTACCCGTGGGATGTGGTTGCGGGACCGAACGAACACCTGTTCGTGGTCGACTCGGGGAACAACCGGGTACAGGTGATCGATGCGCGTACGCCGGGGCTCTGGCGCACGCCCTGAGCCTGACAGACGCTGGGGCGCCCGGGGCGGAATTGACCGCCCCGGGCACCTCGGAAGATCGACGCGGGCTAGTGCTTCGGACCGATGAACAGGTATTGCAGCAACTGGAAGTCCGCGAAGTTGACGACCCCATCCACCGCGTGGTTCGGCGCGATGTCATAGCTCACGCACGGATCCGGCGGCGTCACCGTCGAGCCGTAGCAAATCTGGAAGCAGGCGAAATCGGCCAGGTCCACGTCGCCGTCGAAGTCGCAGTCACCGGGCACCTCCGGCGGCGGCAGCTTGATGCGCACGCTGTACTCGATGTCATTGGTGCCATCGCAGAACGTGCCGTCGTTGCTGAAGCGGATCACCGAATCCGGATTCAGGAATGTCTCTGGCGGATTCGTTGCCGTCGAGCCGTTGGTCGTCAGACGCAGCACGTTGCGGAAATTCGTGGCGTCGACGAACGCGAACTGGATCTTCATCGACTTGGTGCCGCTGAAGGAATCCTCGGTACTGATCGTGGCGAGGTCGGGCGTGTCGGCGAGGCCAATGCTCGTGCCGGCGACTCCGGGCTGGTTGAAGCGCGAGTGCAGGGGGGACAGCACATCGTCGCCCTGCGGCGTCGTCTCGAGAATGCCATTGGGACCCGGCGCCACGATGATCTGTCCGGTAAACACGGGCCCGCCCACGGGGACCACCTGGACGTCGTCGCCGACGGCCTGCGTGTCCGCCATACCATTGCCGGCGTAGTCGCCGACGATGTACTCCGCGGGCGTGTAACTCTCGAAGTCATCGACGAGGCAATCCACGCCGGGGCCGGAGCCGTTCTTCACCATCAGGTCGTCAATGTACACGGTGTAAGGCCCGGCGGTCGGATTCACGTTGTCGATGCGGAAGTACAGGCCTTCCCACACGCCGTTCGTCCAGTTCGGGGCCGGATTGAGGTTCAGCGCGCCGTTGCCGCTGAACAGAGCCACGCCGTAGGTCGGATCGCAGGGATTGAAGACGATCTCGAACCAGTCGGGCTGGGGCTCGAAGCGCGGCGCGTTGGGAACGCCGAAGCTTTCCTCGGGGGTGGCCAGAGCCGCCCCGATGAACTCGAGCGTGGACGGCTGGTCCGGATCGAAGCCGGTGCCGTCCGCGCCACAGGGCAGGTCGTGGTCGTAGGCGTCGGTCTCACGCACGCCCATGGCAATGCGCAGCGGGCCGTTGCCCGCGGACGCGACGACGACGGGCGTCGAGTTGTCACTCGTGTTCGCCCCGACGGTCTGGCGCGCCACGATGCGGATGCCGGAGGCCAGCGGCTGCACCACGATGTCTTCCTCGGTCTGGCCGGCGGGGTTGATCGAGGCCAGGACCGTTTCGCTGCCGTCGGCGTTGAGGCGGATCACCTGGACTTGGGTCGCGGCGGGGTCGATGTACTCCACGAAGACGGATTCGTCGAGCGGGCGCGGCGGCGTCGGCTGCGCGCGGATGCTTGGCGGATCGAGGATGGGCGCCTCGAACGTCACGTCGTCGACGTTGACGAGGAAGACCTTGGCACTGACCGCCGCGTTAGTCGGGTCGTTGGTCAGGGCGAGGTGGTCGAGCGTGCCGCGGTTGTTCGGCGTTGCGCCCAGGGTGCCGTTGCCCGTGAAGCTGAACACGTTGCCCGACGACTCGAGCGCTGGCAGGTTGAACTCATATAACCGCATGACACCATCGCTGGGGATAGAGAACATGCCGCGCGGCGTTACCCTCAGGACGTCGTCACCCGCGGCCGCAGTCTGCATGATGCCGTCGGGCCCCGGGGTCACGCAAACGCTGTCCGGCCCGGCGGGCTGTCCGGGGGGGATCACCTGCACATCATCGCTGCCGGCCAGGACCGTGGTGTTGCACACGCCGTTGGTGCCGCCGAGGATCTCGATGAGTTTCGCGCTCAGGCCGACCCATTCAACGTCACCGGTCGTGCCGCCGTCGCCGCCCTGATACACGCCTTCGCCCGTCTCGCGCACGCCCAGTCCCAGGAACAGGTGGCCGTTCGTCACGGGTACGGAGTAGGTGTTGTTCGTGTAGGCCTTGACCGCGATCCACATCCGCACCTTGCCGCCGAGGTGCAGCGCCGGGTTAGGCAGTTCATCGGCGTTGAGCGTGACCAGGCGGATCCACGAGCTGTGATAACCGGCGTTGGTCCACTCCCAGACCGTGGTGTCGGCCCGCGTACCGGAGTGCACGACGGAGAACGGATCGTACGCGATGTCGGTGAGATACGTCGCGTCGCTCCCGGCGACGATGCCGGTGGTTGTCCCGGACACGGACGGATTGCGGAACATGACCACGGTCACGAAGGGTGTCCAGCCGCCGCCCTCGAAGTCCGTGATCAACTTGGGAAATTGCCCGAGTGCGGTCGCTGCCGTGAGCAGCACCGCCCCCGTTACGATGAGCAGCCGCATCTTTCTTGGCGCCATTGTTCTTACTCCAGTACGCGACAAGCCTCTCCCTCGGGACCCGAGACGCGTGGCCGGCCGGGATCAACCCGCCCGACGATGACGCAGGCCAGACGACGCGCCCCACGACGCAGTGTCGCGCGCCGGCTGACACGGCACGATAATAAAGAACTCCCGTCCCCCGGCCCCTCGACGAGCCGACGAGCGGACGGGAGTCCTTTGTGGTCTCACAGCGCTGACCTCTGTGGCAGCGCCGCACCAGGTGTGCCTAGCGGCGGCGGAGCAGCCCGGCCACCAGACCAAGCATGAGCAGCGCCGACGGCTCGGGCACGCCGCGCATCCAGAACGACAGGACGCTGCCCTGGTCAAACCGAATCGCCGGATTCGGCAGATTCGTCGCGTTAAACGTCGTCAGCCGGCACCAATTCGTCAGAGCGTTGTTTACGAATTGGAAGTAGACCTTATCCGAGTGGACGCCGGCATAAGCAAAATCGTCCGCGACCAGCGAGAGCGCCAACGGGTCGTTGATGATCATGGCGTCGGTCGAGCCCGAGAAATTCGGCTCCTGGAACATCACTTCGGTGCCGACCGCGTATTCCTCAAACGAGCCGAACGTGTACGTCACGGGGTGCGGCGGCGGCGGAATGCTCTCCGTGATGGTGTCGGCGACTTCGTCAATCCAGAACGTCATGGGCAGGTCGTACCCATTGCTCTTGATCCGGATGTGCTCGAGCGTCCCGGACGTGTTGTTCAGGATGCCGTCGCCCGTGAACCCGGTGATGGGATCCGTGGCAAAGTTGAACGTGAAAAGCTGCCAGGTGCCGTCGAGCACCAGCGTCTGGCCATCGAGGTTGATCCACTCAATCGCGCCCGAGGACCCGCCATTCCCGCCGATCGGCACGGTCGTGCCGTTGTCGCGGACGCCGATCGAGATCTGCACCGTCGGGATCGTCGCGGCCATCGCGCCGACCGCCAGCATCAGCACCAAACCAATTCCTACCGTGTACCTCATATCCGTACCTCCTCATGGGTTGCAGCAGGATCGCACCTGCTGGGCTGTTAGGGACAGTCGCCCTAATCTTCTCTTTCCGGTCCGGACCCAGCCCCGCACGGAGCCGCACCTAAGGCCTCGCCGGTCCACAACATGCGTTATACATCGCGATTCGTCTTTCACACTCCTCGCTACCGCGGCGCCGCTGGCCGCCGTGCGTTTGCGAAGCCGGCTGCAGGAACGCGCCGACCACGCTGCTTCCTTTGCCGTCTCGCCACGGCCGGCGATCCCGGCCCGCGCGCACCGCACGGACCGGTTGCCTGAGCCTAGGGCGTTATCGGTGGTCGATTGGCCGGGAACTTCTCCGCCCAGCGGTCGACACCTATAAAACTGCCACAATGACCGTCGAAATACAGGAGGTTCGTCTCGCGGTCACGCTTGTGATACGGCATTCGCGGCAGCGGGTTATGCGACATGCCCACCGGGTTCAGCGGGTTCGCCGCCGCGAGCTGCCACGGACCCAGCATCGTATCCTCGAAGACGCCGGGGCGGATCATGACGCGGCGGAAGCTCCACCACGCGTCGCCCACGGCCCACTCCTCCCCCACGCGCTTGATCTTTTCGATCTTCTTCGGCGGCTGGTAGCTCGGGCTGTTGGGATCGGCGGCATAGCCGTTGCACCACCCGGTCCAAGTGACGCCGATATTCGTCCAGCCGTAGAACCACTTGGGGTCGGAGTTCGACCACGAATTGATCACGTAGTTGTACGGGTGCGACCAGCTGGGGTTGCCGCCGATGTTGGGCAGGAAATTCCTGTCGGGGAAACGACCCACGGCGGTGGGGCAGGTGGCGACGCGGTCCACATATTGCAGCATTTCGTCGTCGGTGGTGAACATGGAGGAGAGGCGTGCCAGCAGGAACCACGGCCGCTGCGTGTTCGGATCCATGGGGTTGAACTGATCGTCCCCACCCGTCAACCGATAGACCGGCGGGTGCAGCGGGCCCGGGAGGGTGCCGAGGTGGTCCAGCGCGTACGACATGATGCCCTGGCCCATCGACCGGAGGTTGGCCATGCACTTTATCGCACGGGACTGCTCCCTGGCCGCCGTCAGGCTGGGCAGCAGGATCGATATCAACAATGCGATGATGGCGACGACCACCAGCAGTTCAATCAGCGTGAACGCGCTGACTCCCGTTCGCGCGCCCGAGCGGCGTGACGGGACAGCGGAAATCCATTTCGTGTTCATGGCGACCCCACGGCGTAGATTTATGGAGCCCATTCTGGCCTATCTCCATGCCACGTTGGCACGGCCAAACGCACAAAACCCGCTGGTGTGAACCGAGAAATGCCCAGCCCGTTCACACGGCAGCCGGAGTCTCAGTCTATCGTTATAACATACTCCGACCGTGGGCGTGACGCAAGCGTAAAACACGCGCGCCGGGCGGGCACTTGGCCGGGCGAACGAGTCCGCGGTGGACGGCACGCGCATATAGGTCCCATAATCCGAAACTGCTCACGGGGACGCACAGCATGACTTGCCCGGAGGAGGGAGAGCCGAAGCTGCGAGCCGGGGTCGCCCGTCCGGGGGCTATCGGGCGCCGTGGAACGGGCTCAGTCTGCGATGGCGTAGCGGATGATCGAGTAGATGGCCTTCAAACCGTCGCGCCAGGTGATCTTCTTGCCTTCCTCGTACGAGCGGCCGGAGTAGCTGATCCCAACCTCGTACACCCGCCAACCGCCGCGGGCGACCTTGGCGGTGAGTTCCGGCTCGATTCCGAAGCGGTTCGAGCGCAGGCGCATGTTGCGCAGGACCTCGGTACGAAACGTCTTGTAGCACGTTTCCATGTCCGTCAGGTTCAGGTTCGTGCACATGTTCGACAGCGTGGTCAGGAACTTGTTGCCGAGGTAGTGCCAGAAATAGAGCACCCGGTGCTCATCGCCGCCGATGAAACGCGAGCCGTACACCACGTCCGCCCGGCCGTCGAGGATCGGCCGCAGGAGCTTCGGATAGTCCTTCGGGTCGTACTCGAGATCGGCGTCCTGCACGACGATGATGTCGCCGCGGGCCTCGGTGAACCCCCGCCGGATCGCGGCGCCCTTGCCCTGGTTTACGGGCTGCTTGAAGAGGCGGATGTTGGCGTTTGGGAACTGCGTGTCGAGCAGCGGATAGAGCTCCTGCGTGCCGTCCTTCGATGCGTCGTCCACCAGAATGATCTCGCGGGCGATCTCGACCGGGGCGCCCAGCACGCGGCGCAGCAGTTCAAAGAGCGTCTCGCGCTCGTTGTACACGGGTATAACCACGGACAGCATCATCGGGGACGGCGTCTCCTTGGGACGTGCGGCGCGCCCTACGCCGGTGTCGCCAGCAGCGGGTACAGACCGGCGTCCCGCGACAGCACCGCCGCGCGAATCTGGCTCCGCAGCGTGAGGATCGGCAGCCGCCACAGGCGCCGAGCCAGCGGCGGCATGAGCTCGAGGCCGGGGTCGGGTTCGGCGAAGGCGTCAAGCAGGGCCCGCTCGCGGCGCAGCCGATCGAAGTCCGGCCGACGGAATTCCTCCCAGGTCTCCAGCAGCACCGGCAGCAGTTGCGCGCCGCGGCGGCTAACCCAGTTCAATCCGGCAAAGACGAGCAGCGCGGCGGACTGTAGCTGCACGTCGACGTGGTGGGCGATCATCAGGTGTCGGACGGCGGTCGCGGAGCGGCCGCGGTCAAAGCACTGGCAGCCGAGCAGGTAGCGCGTGACGGCGCAGCGCGGCTCCACGAGCACACGCGCTTCCAGCAGGGCCGTGAGCCGTTCGCTGGGGGTATGCGCGTACCGTTGCAGCAGCTCTGCGAAACGCGGTCGATCCATGCCGTATCCCAACCCGCGCGCCCGGCCACAACGCCGGACGACAGCGCTGGTTACGCTACTTCGCGGGCGCGGCGGCGTCAACACGTGCGCCGGCGGCGGAACGGCCGCCGCGCCGCCCGCCGTCAGACCAGAACGGGAATGGCCCGCCGCGTCCGTCACGAGGCGGGCCATGTCGTCGGTCGCGCGAACTGTTGGTCGGCCGGCACGCGCGCCCGGCTAATCCTCCAGGATCTTGGCGCGGAACAGCGCGCCGCCCACGATGCCCGCGATACTGGGTACCACGAGGAACAGCCATAGCTGCGAGAGCGCCGCGCCACGCACCATCAGCGCGGGCCCCAGACTGCGGGCCGGGTTTACCGACACGCCGGTGATGTTGATCCCGAAAATGTGGATCACGACCAGTGTGATGCCGATGGCCAGGCCGGCGAGCTGCCCGGGAGCGCCTTTGCCGGTCGCGCCGAGAATCACGATGATGAAGATCAGCGTGGCGACGAATTCGAAGCTCATCGCGGCGGCCTGGGAATATTCGCCCAGATAGCCTGGTCCCCAGCCGTTTTGTCCCAGTTTGCCGGCTGCGTACCCGGCCGAGCCTTTCGCGATCGCCAGGAGCACTGCGGCCGCGACGATGCCGCCCAGGCACTGGCCGATGATGTAGCCCACCAAGTCCCTGGCTTTCATGCGGCCGGACACGAACACGCCAAGACTGACCGCGGGGTTGATGTGGCAGCCCGAAATCGGGCCGATGCCGTACGCGGCGGCGATGAGCGCGAAACCGAAGGCGCAGGCGATGCCGAGCACGCCAACGTCCTTGCCCGCGACCACGGCCGTGCCACAGCCGAACAGGACCAGGATGAATGTACCGATGAACTCCGCGAGGTACTTGCGCACGTCAAGTCCTCCCAGGCACGCGTCGGAAAGTAACGGACTGAGTCGCTAGAACGCGACCTGGAGCTGCACGCGCCAGATCAAGGCGTCGTCGTTCACGTTGGCCAGACTGTAGGTCGAGTTTGAAATCGGGACTTCGGAGATCTTGGTCACGTCGGTCTGCAGTTTGACATTGTGACCCTTGATGTAGTAGTTGAAGCCGCCTGCGTACTCCCAGGTGCCTTCCTGCCCGCCGGACAGCGCCGAGATGCCGCCGACGCGGCCGACGACCTCAAACTTGTCTTCCCACCCCGGGATCGGCAGGAAGTAGCCGGTTTGCAGATAGGCGCCGTGCTGCACGTTGGTCGAGTCGTCGCCGGTGAGCAGATACAACGGCGTGAACGGCGCGTTCGCGGCATTGCGCACGTCAAGCATGCGGACCACGTACTCGCCGGTCAGCGAGAAGCCCTGGTACTTGAAGCCGGCGTCAATGCCGAACTGGTTGATCTGAAGGCCTTCGGAGGAAGTCAGGCCGAAGCCGCCGTCGCGGAAGAACGTGCGGCGCGGGAACGGAATGCGAATCGTGCCGTCGTGCCAGTCCTCGGTGTAGGCATAGTGCATGCCAAAGTCGAGCGCGGGCTGGAGACTGTGCTCGATGTCGCACATGGTGTCGAAGCGGGCCGGATCGTCGGCGTGGATCGGGCCGCGGCACTCGCCGGCGAGCGCGTGCCACACGAGGCGGGCCAGGATGCCGGGGTTGTTGTCATGGCCGTTGGCGAGCCAGGTCTCGTCGGTCGTGATGGTCTGGGTGGCGGGGGTGTTCAGCGAATTCACGACGTCGACATAGTACTCAACTTTCTTGTTGAAGAGCTGGCCCCAGAACCGGATGCCCATGCCGTCGTTCAGCCCGAAGACCGCGTCCATCATCGGTGCCTCAACGAACTGGTACTTCGCGTTCGAGACCGTGTTGGCCCGCAGGTTGGCCGTCTTGAAGACGCCAGCCCTGATCTGGAACTCATCGACGATGCGGTAGTTGATCCAGGCGTAGCTGAGCACGACATCGAGGTTCGTCGCGGAGGGCGCGCTGAGTTCGATGAAGTAGGTGAGGTCCTTGCTGTACACGTGGCCGCTGATGTCCAGGTTGATACGCGCGAAGTCGAAGCCGGAGCGATCGGTGCGCCGCATGCCCGGCGACAGGTAGCGATTGTGGTCGCGCGTGGCGTAGTACGTGTACCGGAACTGCAACTGGCCATTGAACTGGATCTTGAACTTGTCGTCGCTGCTGCGGATGAAGAAGCCGCCGTCGTAGCCGGCCTGGACTGTCGACGGCATCAGGCTCTCG
This DNA window, taken from Phycisphaerae bacterium, encodes the following:
- a CDS encoding PEP-CTERM sorting domain-containing protein, which translates into the protein MRYTVGIGLVLMLAVGAMAATIPTVQISIGVRDNGTTVPIGGNGGSSGAIEWINLDGQTLVLDGTWQLFTFNFATDPITGFTGDGILNNTSGTLEHIRIKSNGYDLPMTFWIDEVADTITESIPPPPHPVTYTFGSFEEYAVGTEVMFQEPNFSGSTDAMIINDPLALSLVADDFAYAGVHSDKVYFQFVNNALTNWCRLTTFNATNLPNPAIRFDQGSVLSFWMRGVPEPSALLMLGLVAGLLRRR
- a CDS encoding thioredoxin family protein; the encoded protein is MAGTLVALLAGCNGGVRWQGPTYQDAQAHARRTGQLTFVYFRSWYLVECTDFEEKVLKSPDVLAATRELVCVALDFDWDRPLAQRWQLQVVPAFAIVAPNGLILARQQAPITRADVLNAIQLARQVSVPGSVNQAHTP
- a CDS encoding prepilin-type N-terminal cleavage/methylation domain-containing protein, which translates into the protein MNTKWISAVPSRRSGARTGVSAFTLIELLVVVAIIALLISILLPSLTAAREQSRAIKCMANLRSMGQGIMSYALDHLGTLPGPLHPPVYRLTGGDDQFNPMDPNTQRPWFLLARLSSMFTTDDEMLQYVDRVATCPTAVGRFPDRNFLPNIGGNPSWSHPYNYVINSWSNSDPKWFYGWTNIGVTWTGWCNGYAADPNSPSYQPPKKIEKIKRVGEEWAVGDAWWSFRRVMIRPGVFEDTMLGPWQLAAANPLNPVGMSHNPLPRMPYHKRDRETNLLYFDGHCGSFIGVDRWAEKFPANRPPITP
- a CDS encoding glycosyltransferase family 2 protein; this encodes MMLSVVIPVYNERETLFELLRRVLGAPVEIAREIILVDDASKDGTQELYPLLDTQFPNANIRLFKQPVNQGKGAAIRRGFTEARGDIIVVQDADLEYDPKDYPKLLRPILDGRADVVYGSRFIGGDEHRVLYFWHYLGNKFLTTLSNMCTNLNLTDMETCYKTFRTEVLRNMRLRSNRFGIEPELTAKVARGGWRVYEVGISYSGRSYEEGKKITWRDGLKAIYSIIRYAIAD
- a CDS encoding aquaporin; the encoded protein is MRKYLAEFIGTFILVLFGCGTAVVAGKDVGVLGIACAFGFALIAAAYGIGPISGCHINPAVSLGVFVSGRMKARDLVGYIIGQCLGGIVAAAVLLAIAKGSAGYAAGKLGQNGWGPGYLGEYSQAAAMSFEFVATLIFIIVILGATGKGAPGQLAGLAIGITLVVIHIFGINITGVSVNPARSLGPALMVRGAALSQLWLFLVVPSIAGIVGGALFRAKILED